The following coding sequences lie in one Anoplolepis gracilipes chromosome 4, ASM4749672v1, whole genome shotgun sequence genomic window:
- the LOC140664850 gene encoding uncharacterized protein isoform X11: protein MLTARSGPLGLGVPRTLGPAEGSDHLFLLPERALVMDSTHLRQDLAGLDFNLHLNLLHTAPRGNVWLCEYPIIKSCYMPHHPDNRAGAAPEETNQRSSSAHNRHSLTKDVKRRRSLYDEDSLDGDRPYENEGRESTGSSKELDRAKLVRERQNEERQRKLEELRQQALAAQRFREQREEERRRRIDELRSRDNDRRNQVEERKRLIYEAERERREAILRKNQEREARIEAKKKNERSHIVFAFGSSTPRMLEPADTGGATFWGTRRATSTTNVMMFSAAQPLTRRSSERELDGSKKRATSAGGLDRKPGEDMRMSSSMYEVFNWNSSPDPPLTPAKLKRASLSLPPTTDIFAVDDKSDSDARRPMIQRAASGEDSDGGTPSTPTSVYLRVNRRRTDLMPTIPSPRDGPPSTARSFSAKAFTRSPGRTYSMSRLDQLAQPRKRATEQQLGTLAEQRQQSQPLQSASSMSRSMSHLAAPGSTKSLKRSDNSRSMGTLPGAAPMPRPTRAERLRRKAREHQQAQQGIRSGEVTPNSPSRPHSSMSQQSASSVGSSNVNLRTRTAASRRPRPASIAGTGVSITEKHNLVGDVKLTKDSKPPLPKVHSTPKKPSTPKATEVKKPTEKLIKNAKSSPRITPKATPLQSPGVEHAPLIRETTAEIIKQNEDKEVQDVKLEDKNEEKKDQGTEKMQETNIAEPTNDTKVVMEPTSKQVKDETNLMQENLSGVIMEESSKIIKKEENKQEKKSTEMTEIKPEGEMDEQVDMSASMIAKIRITTEEEAKAALAERRRLAREQAEREAELERQRQEEEARLEAERLRAEEEEQRRLEEETIRLANEAREAEEQRLQMAIEEAKRREEEDRRKREEEARQKQEKEEAERKAREEAEKQRIEMAERLKKEEEERNARRKRVEAIMLRTRGRNQSNTPKGEGGDGDKLKEDSPNDESKPVLGGKGDDVMTASLISEATQQFISGEQRAHHTENNLPAPDIVHNGTTHSNGINENKVVLDNNQGNVEGELNGHHTNHGNDINSQSITLDNATVKQNNVTNNLLDLSSFDTLSNNSSGYDTGSILELTPNLANEDTLNSNLNPAAMPFTPMSFVSATTNANVNPFQDNFINKPQDNQVPDLLS from the exons ATGTGAAGCGCCGGCGAAGTCTCTACGACGAGGATTCCCTCGACGGCGATCGTCCTTATGAGAATGAAG GACGGGAGTCGACGGGAAGCTCGAAGGAGTTGGACAGGGCGAAGCTCGTCCGCGAGAGGCAGAACGAGGAGCGGCAGCGGAAGTTGGAGGAACTCAGGCAGCAGGCCCTCGCCGCGCAACGCTTCCGCGAGCAACGTGAGGAGGAACGACGAAGACGCATCGATGAGCTCAGATCGCGTGACAACGACAG ACGAAATCAAGTGGAAGAGAGAAAACGGCTGATATACGAggcggaaagagagagacgtgAAGCGATTCTTCGCAAGAATCAGGAAAGGGAGGCGCGCATCGAGGCGAAGAAGAAGAATGAAAGATCGCACATCGTCTTCGCGTTCGGCAGCTCCACACCGCGAATGCTGGAACCCGCTGATACCGGCGGCGCCACTTTCTGGGGCACCCGCAGGGCCACTTCTACCACGAATGTCATGATGTTCTCCGCGGCACAACCTCTTACCAGGAGGTCCTCCGAGCGGGAGCTTGATGGCAGCAAAAAACGGGCTACTTCCGCCGGCGGACTCGATCGGAAGCCCGGCGAAG ATATGAGAATGTCCTCGTCCATGTACGAGGTGTTCAATTGGAATTCTAGCCCCGATCCCCCCTTAACTCCTGCCAAGCTTAAGAGAGCCAGCCTCTCTCTGCCCCCCACAACCGACATCTTTGCCGTCGATGATAAGTCTGATAGCGACGCTAGGCGTCCCATGATTCAACGGGCTGCCAGTG GTGAGGATAGCGACGGCGGCACACCCAGCACTCCGACCTCGGTTTACCTGCGAGTGAACAGGCGACGTACCGACCTCATGCCGACGATACCGTCCCCGCGCGACGGCCCGCCGTCGACGGCACGCAGTTTCAGCGCCAAGGCCTTCACACGCTCGCCAGGTAGGACTTACTCCATGTCCAGGCTGGACCAGCTAGCGCAGCCTAGGAAACGCGCGACCGAGCAGCAACTCGGCACGCTCGCGGAACAGCGGCAGCAGAGCCAGCCTCTGCAGAGCGCTTCTAGCATGAGCCGCAGCATGTCGCACTTGGCCGCGCCCGGAAGCACCAAGAGCCTCAAGCGCTCCGATAATTCGCGTAGCATGGGCACGCTGCCGGGCGCGGCGCCAATGCCCAGACCTACCCGCGCCGAGAGACTGCGTCGCAAGGCCCGCGAGCACCAGCAGGCCCAGCAAG GTATCCGCAGCGGCGAAGTGACACCCAACAGCCCGTCCCGACCGCACAGCTCCATGAGTCAGCAGAGCGCCAGCAGCGTGGGCAGCAGTAACGTCAATCTGCGTACCCGCACGGCCGCGTCGCGTCGACCGCGGCCCGCTTCTATCGCCGGTACTGGTGTCTCGATCACAGAGAAACACA ATTTAGTGGGCGACGTGAAACTAACGAAGGATTCAAAGCCACCACTGCCAAAGGTCCATAGCACTCCAAAGAAACCTTCTACACCCAAAGCAACGGAGGTGAAAAAACCGAcggaaaaattaatcaagaacGCCAAGTCATCACCGCGAATAACTCCGAAAGCGACACCTCTGCAAAGTCCCGGAGTTGAGCACGCACCGCTCATCCGCGAAACAACTGCGgagataataaaacaaaatgagGACAAGGAGGTGCAAGATGTGAAATTGGAGGACAAGAACGAGGAGAAGAAAGATCAGGGTACCGAGAAAATGCAg GAAACGAACATTGCTGAACCCACTAACGATACGAAGGTAGTGATGGAACCAACAAGCAAACAGGTCAAAGATGAGACTAATTTAATGCAAGAAAATCTGTCAGGCGTTATTATGGAAGAATCATcgaaaatcattaaaaaagaggaaaataagCAGGAGAAAAAATCGACCGAAATGACTGAAATCAAGCCCGAAGGCGAAATGGATGAACAAGTTGATATGTCAg CTTCGATGATCGCGAAAATTAGGATTACTACCGAAGAGGAAGCTAAAGCAGCTTTGGCAGAACGTAGGAGATTAGCTAGAGAACAAGCGGAACGAGAGGCGGAATTAGAACGTCAACGACAG gAAGAAGAAGCGCGTTTGGAAGCTGAAAGATTGCGTGCAGAGGAGGAAGAGCAACGTCGTCTAGAAGAAGAAACTATACGCTTAGCTAATGAAGCTCGAGAGGCAGAAGAACAACGATTGCAAATGGCAATCGAAGAAGCTAAGCGTCGTGAAGAGGAAGATAgacgaaaaagagaagaggaagCTCGtcaaaaacaagaaaaagaagaagcggAGCGTAAAGCGAGAGAAGAGGCAGAAAA acAACGAATTGAGATGGCTGAGAGGCTTAaaaaggaggaagaggagcgCAACGCCAGACGCAAACGAGTTGAGGCGATTATGCTTAGAACGAGAGGTAGAAATCAATCCAACACACCTAAG GGAGAAGGTGGTGATGGTGATAAATTGAAGGAAGACAGTCCTAACGACGAAAGCAAACCGGTGCTAGGCGGCAAAGGTGACGACGTCATGACAGCTAGTTTAATTTCCGAGGCGACTCAGCAATTTATCAGTGGCGAACAACGCGCGCATCATACAGAAAACAATCTACCTGCGCCAGACATAGTGCACAATGGCACGACACATAGCAACGGCATTAACGAAAATAAAGTTGTATTGGATAATAATCAGGGTAACGTTGAAGGAGAGTTGAATGGTCATCATACGAATCACGGAAACGATATCAACAGTCAATCGATTACGCTGGACAATGCTACTGT CAAGCAAAACAACGTGACCAACAACCTGTTAGACCTGTCGAGCTTCGATACTCTGAGTAATAACAGTAGCGGCTACGATACCGGGTCAATACTCGAACTGACACCCAATCTGGCAAACGAAGATACCCTCAACTCCAACCTGAATCCGGCAGCGATGCCCTTTACCCCAATGAGTTTTGTATCCGCCACCACTAACGCCAATGTCAATCCGTTCCAAGATAATTTCATCAACAAGCCACAGGACAACCAAGTACCAG ATCTACTATCATAA
- the LOC140664850 gene encoding uncharacterized protein isoform X12: MGAGKMNREIPSSTLATLRGILVSSLSRENLGPHDLPVHEHRPPRKVHFYEAGAAPEETNQRSSSAHNRHSLTKEQTMHWFAQIGGDEDSLALSDVKRRRSLYDEDSLDGDRPYENEGRESTGSSKELDRAKLVRERQNEERQRKLEELRQQALAAQRFREQREEERRRRIDELRSRDNDRRNQVEERKRLIYEAERERREAILRKNQEREARIEAKKKNERSHIVFAFGSSTPRMLEPADTGGATFWGTRRATSTTNVMMFSAAQPLTRRSSERELDGSKKRATSAGGLDRKPGEDMRMSSSMYEVFNWNSSPDPPLTPAKLKRASLSLPPTTDIFAVDDKSDSDARRPMIQRAASGEDSDGGTPSTPTSVYLRVNRRRTDLMPTIPSPRDGPPSTARSFSAKAFTRSPGRTYSMSRLDQLAQPRKRATEQQLGTLAEQRQQSQPLQSASSMSRSMSHLAAPGSTKSLKRSDNSRSMGTLPGAAPMPRPTRAERLRRKAREHQQAQQGIRSGEVTPNSPSRPHSSMSQQSASSVGSSNVNLRTRTAASRRPRPASIAGTGVSITEKHNLVGDVKLTKDSKPPLPKVHSTPKKPSTPKATEVKKPTEKLIKNAKSSPRITPKATPLQSPGVEHAPLIRETTAEIIKQNEDKEVQDVKLEDKNEEKKDQGTEKMQETNIAEPTNDTKVVMEPTSKQVKDETNLMQENLSGVIMEESSKIIKKEENKQEKKSTEMTEIKPEGEMDEQVDMSASMIAKIRITTEEEAKAALAERRRLAREQAEREAELERQRQEEEARLEAERLRAEEEEQRRLEEETIRLANEAREAEEQRLQMAIEEAKRREEEDRRKREEEARQKQEKEEAERKAREEAEKQRIEMAERLKKEEEERNARRKRVEAIMLRTRGRNQSNTPKGEGGDGDKLKEDSPNDESKPVLGGKGDDVMTASLISEATQQFISGEQRAHHTENNLPAPDIVHNGTTHSNGINENKVVLDNNQGNVEGELNGHHTNHGNDINSQSITLDNATVKQNNVTNNLLDLSSFDTLSNNSSGYDTGSILELTPNLANEDTLNSNLNPAAMPFTPMSFVSATTNANVNPFQDNFINKPQDNQVPDLLS; the protein is encoded by the exons ATGTGAAGCGCCGGCGAAGTCTCTACGACGAGGATTCCCTCGACGGCGATCGTCCTTATGAGAATGAAG GACGGGAGTCGACGGGAAGCTCGAAGGAGTTGGACAGGGCGAAGCTCGTCCGCGAGAGGCAGAACGAGGAGCGGCAGCGGAAGTTGGAGGAACTCAGGCAGCAGGCCCTCGCCGCGCAACGCTTCCGCGAGCAACGTGAGGAGGAACGACGAAGACGCATCGATGAGCTCAGATCGCGTGACAACGACAG ACGAAATCAAGTGGAAGAGAGAAAACGGCTGATATACGAggcggaaagagagagacgtgAAGCGATTCTTCGCAAGAATCAGGAAAGGGAGGCGCGCATCGAGGCGAAGAAGAAGAATGAAAGATCGCACATCGTCTTCGCGTTCGGCAGCTCCACACCGCGAATGCTGGAACCCGCTGATACCGGCGGCGCCACTTTCTGGGGCACCCGCAGGGCCACTTCTACCACGAATGTCATGATGTTCTCCGCGGCACAACCTCTTACCAGGAGGTCCTCCGAGCGGGAGCTTGATGGCAGCAAAAAACGGGCTACTTCCGCCGGCGGACTCGATCGGAAGCCCGGCGAAG ATATGAGAATGTCCTCGTCCATGTACGAGGTGTTCAATTGGAATTCTAGCCCCGATCCCCCCTTAACTCCTGCCAAGCTTAAGAGAGCCAGCCTCTCTCTGCCCCCCACAACCGACATCTTTGCCGTCGATGATAAGTCTGATAGCGACGCTAGGCGTCCCATGATTCAACGGGCTGCCAGTG GTGAGGATAGCGACGGCGGCACACCCAGCACTCCGACCTCGGTTTACCTGCGAGTGAACAGGCGACGTACCGACCTCATGCCGACGATACCGTCCCCGCGCGACGGCCCGCCGTCGACGGCACGCAGTTTCAGCGCCAAGGCCTTCACACGCTCGCCAGGTAGGACTTACTCCATGTCCAGGCTGGACCAGCTAGCGCAGCCTAGGAAACGCGCGACCGAGCAGCAACTCGGCACGCTCGCGGAACAGCGGCAGCAGAGCCAGCCTCTGCAGAGCGCTTCTAGCATGAGCCGCAGCATGTCGCACTTGGCCGCGCCCGGAAGCACCAAGAGCCTCAAGCGCTCCGATAATTCGCGTAGCATGGGCACGCTGCCGGGCGCGGCGCCAATGCCCAGACCTACCCGCGCCGAGAGACTGCGTCGCAAGGCCCGCGAGCACCAGCAGGCCCAGCAAG GTATCCGCAGCGGCGAAGTGACACCCAACAGCCCGTCCCGACCGCACAGCTCCATGAGTCAGCAGAGCGCCAGCAGCGTGGGCAGCAGTAACGTCAATCTGCGTACCCGCACGGCCGCGTCGCGTCGACCGCGGCCCGCTTCTATCGCCGGTACTGGTGTCTCGATCACAGAGAAACACA ATTTAGTGGGCGACGTGAAACTAACGAAGGATTCAAAGCCACCACTGCCAAAGGTCCATAGCACTCCAAAGAAACCTTCTACACCCAAAGCAACGGAGGTGAAAAAACCGAcggaaaaattaatcaagaacGCCAAGTCATCACCGCGAATAACTCCGAAAGCGACACCTCTGCAAAGTCCCGGAGTTGAGCACGCACCGCTCATCCGCGAAACAACTGCGgagataataaaacaaaatgagGACAAGGAGGTGCAAGATGTGAAATTGGAGGACAAGAACGAGGAGAAGAAAGATCAGGGTACCGAGAAAATGCAg GAAACGAACATTGCTGAACCCACTAACGATACGAAGGTAGTGATGGAACCAACAAGCAAACAGGTCAAAGATGAGACTAATTTAATGCAAGAAAATCTGTCAGGCGTTATTATGGAAGAATCATcgaaaatcattaaaaaagaggaaaataagCAGGAGAAAAAATCGACCGAAATGACTGAAATCAAGCCCGAAGGCGAAATGGATGAACAAGTTGATATGTCAg CTTCGATGATCGCGAAAATTAGGATTACTACCGAAGAGGAAGCTAAAGCAGCTTTGGCAGAACGTAGGAGATTAGCTAGAGAACAAGCGGAACGAGAGGCGGAATTAGAACGTCAACGACAG gAAGAAGAAGCGCGTTTGGAAGCTGAAAGATTGCGTGCAGAGGAGGAAGAGCAACGTCGTCTAGAAGAAGAAACTATACGCTTAGCTAATGAAGCTCGAGAGGCAGAAGAACAACGATTGCAAATGGCAATCGAAGAAGCTAAGCGTCGTGAAGAGGAAGATAgacgaaaaagagaagaggaagCTCGtcaaaaacaagaaaaagaagaagcggAGCGTAAAGCGAGAGAAGAGGCAGAAAA acAACGAATTGAGATGGCTGAGAGGCTTAaaaaggaggaagaggagcgCAACGCCAGACGCAAACGAGTTGAGGCGATTATGCTTAGAACGAGAGGTAGAAATCAATCCAACACACCTAAG GGAGAAGGTGGTGATGGTGATAAATTGAAGGAAGACAGTCCTAACGACGAAAGCAAACCGGTGCTAGGCGGCAAAGGTGACGACGTCATGACAGCTAGTTTAATTTCCGAGGCGACTCAGCAATTTATCAGTGGCGAACAACGCGCGCATCATACAGAAAACAATCTACCTGCGCCAGACATAGTGCACAATGGCACGACACATAGCAACGGCATTAACGAAAATAAAGTTGTATTGGATAATAATCAGGGTAACGTTGAAGGAGAGTTGAATGGTCATCATACGAATCACGGAAACGATATCAACAGTCAATCGATTACGCTGGACAATGCTACTGT CAAGCAAAACAACGTGACCAACAACCTGTTAGACCTGTCGAGCTTCGATACTCTGAGTAATAACAGTAGCGGCTACGATACCGGGTCAATACTCGAACTGACACCCAATCTGGCAAACGAAGATACCCTCAACTCCAACCTGAATCCGGCAGCGATGCCCTTTACCCCAATGAGTTTTGTATCCGCCACCACTAACGCCAATGTCAATCCGTTCCAAGATAATTTCATCAACAAGCCACAGGACAACCAAGTACCAG ATCTACTATCATAA
- the LOC140664850 gene encoding uncharacterized protein isoform X20, producing MGAGKMNREIPSSTLATLRGILVSSLSRENLGPHDLPVHEHRPPRKVHFYEAGAAPEETNQRSSSAHNRHSLTKDVKRRRSLYDEDSLDGDRPYENEGRESTGSSKELDRAKLVRERQNEERQRKLEELRQQALAAQRFREQREEERRRRIDELRSRDNDRRNQVEERKRLIYEAERERREAILRKNQEREARIEAKKKNERSHIVFAFGSSTPRMLEPADTGGATFWGTRRATSTTNVMMFSAAQPLTRRSSERELDGSKKRATSAGGLDRKPGEDMRMSSSMYEVFNWNSSPDPPLTPAKLKRASLSLPPTTDIFAVDDKSDSDARRPMIQRAASGEDSDGGTPSTPTSVYLRVNRRRTDLMPTIPSPRDGPPSTARSFSAKAFTRSPGRTYSMSRLDQLAQPRKRATEQQLGTLAEQRQQSQPLQSASSMSRSMSHLAAPGSTKSLKRSDNSRSMGTLPGAAPMPRPTRAERLRRKAREHQQAQQGIRSGEVTPNSPSRPHSSMSQQSASSVGSSNVNLRTRTAASRRPRPASIAGTGVSITEKHNLVGDVKLTKDSKPPLPKVHSTPKKPSTPKATEVKKPTEKLIKNAKSSPRITPKATPLQSPGVEHAPLIRETTAEIIKQNEDKEVQDVKLEDKNEEKKDQGTEKMQETNIAEPTNDTKVVMEPTSKQVKDETNLMQENLSGVIMEESSKIIKKEENKQEKKSTEMTEIKPEGEMDEQVDMSASMIAKIRITTEEEAKAALAERRRLAREQAEREAELERQRQEEEARLEAERLRAEEEEQRRLEEETIRLANEAREAEEQRLQMAIEEAKRREEEDRRKREEEARQKQEKEEAERKAREEAEKQRIEMAERLKKEEEERNARRKRVEAIMLRTRGRNQSNTPKGEGGDGDKLKEDSPNDESKPVLGGKGDDVMTASLISEATQQFISGEQRAHHTENNLPAPDIVHNGTTHSNGINENKVVLDNNQGNVEGELNGHHTNHGNDINSQSITLDNATVKQNNVTNNLLDLSSFDTLSNNSSGYDTGSILELTPNLANEDTLNSNLNPAAMPFTPMSFVSATTNANVNPFQDNFINKPQDNQVPDLLS from the exons ATGTGAAGCGCCGGCGAAGTCTCTACGACGAGGATTCCCTCGACGGCGATCGTCCTTATGAGAATGAAG GACGGGAGTCGACGGGAAGCTCGAAGGAGTTGGACAGGGCGAAGCTCGTCCGCGAGAGGCAGAACGAGGAGCGGCAGCGGAAGTTGGAGGAACTCAGGCAGCAGGCCCTCGCCGCGCAACGCTTCCGCGAGCAACGTGAGGAGGAACGACGAAGACGCATCGATGAGCTCAGATCGCGTGACAACGACAG ACGAAATCAAGTGGAAGAGAGAAAACGGCTGATATACGAggcggaaagagagagacgtgAAGCGATTCTTCGCAAGAATCAGGAAAGGGAGGCGCGCATCGAGGCGAAGAAGAAGAATGAAAGATCGCACATCGTCTTCGCGTTCGGCAGCTCCACACCGCGAATGCTGGAACCCGCTGATACCGGCGGCGCCACTTTCTGGGGCACCCGCAGGGCCACTTCTACCACGAATGTCATGATGTTCTCCGCGGCACAACCTCTTACCAGGAGGTCCTCCGAGCGGGAGCTTGATGGCAGCAAAAAACGGGCTACTTCCGCCGGCGGACTCGATCGGAAGCCCGGCGAAG ATATGAGAATGTCCTCGTCCATGTACGAGGTGTTCAATTGGAATTCTAGCCCCGATCCCCCCTTAACTCCTGCCAAGCTTAAGAGAGCCAGCCTCTCTCTGCCCCCCACAACCGACATCTTTGCCGTCGATGATAAGTCTGATAGCGACGCTAGGCGTCCCATGATTCAACGGGCTGCCAGTG GTGAGGATAGCGACGGCGGCACACCCAGCACTCCGACCTCGGTTTACCTGCGAGTGAACAGGCGACGTACCGACCTCATGCCGACGATACCGTCCCCGCGCGACGGCCCGCCGTCGACGGCACGCAGTTTCAGCGCCAAGGCCTTCACACGCTCGCCAGGTAGGACTTACTCCATGTCCAGGCTGGACCAGCTAGCGCAGCCTAGGAAACGCGCGACCGAGCAGCAACTCGGCACGCTCGCGGAACAGCGGCAGCAGAGCCAGCCTCTGCAGAGCGCTTCTAGCATGAGCCGCAGCATGTCGCACTTGGCCGCGCCCGGAAGCACCAAGAGCCTCAAGCGCTCCGATAATTCGCGTAGCATGGGCACGCTGCCGGGCGCGGCGCCAATGCCCAGACCTACCCGCGCCGAGAGACTGCGTCGCAAGGCCCGCGAGCACCAGCAGGCCCAGCAAG GTATCCGCAGCGGCGAAGTGACACCCAACAGCCCGTCCCGACCGCACAGCTCCATGAGTCAGCAGAGCGCCAGCAGCGTGGGCAGCAGTAACGTCAATCTGCGTACCCGCACGGCCGCGTCGCGTCGACCGCGGCCCGCTTCTATCGCCGGTACTGGTGTCTCGATCACAGAGAAACACA ATTTAGTGGGCGACGTGAAACTAACGAAGGATTCAAAGCCACCACTGCCAAAGGTCCATAGCACTCCAAAGAAACCTTCTACACCCAAAGCAACGGAGGTGAAAAAACCGAcggaaaaattaatcaagaacGCCAAGTCATCACCGCGAATAACTCCGAAAGCGACACCTCTGCAAAGTCCCGGAGTTGAGCACGCACCGCTCATCCGCGAAACAACTGCGgagataataaaacaaaatgagGACAAGGAGGTGCAAGATGTGAAATTGGAGGACAAGAACGAGGAGAAGAAAGATCAGGGTACCGAGAAAATGCAg GAAACGAACATTGCTGAACCCACTAACGATACGAAGGTAGTGATGGAACCAACAAGCAAACAGGTCAAAGATGAGACTAATTTAATGCAAGAAAATCTGTCAGGCGTTATTATGGAAGAATCATcgaaaatcattaaaaaagaggaaaataagCAGGAGAAAAAATCGACCGAAATGACTGAAATCAAGCCCGAAGGCGAAATGGATGAACAAGTTGATATGTCAg CTTCGATGATCGCGAAAATTAGGATTACTACCGAAGAGGAAGCTAAAGCAGCTTTGGCAGAACGTAGGAGATTAGCTAGAGAACAAGCGGAACGAGAGGCGGAATTAGAACGTCAACGACAG gAAGAAGAAGCGCGTTTGGAAGCTGAAAGATTGCGTGCAGAGGAGGAAGAGCAACGTCGTCTAGAAGAAGAAACTATACGCTTAGCTAATGAAGCTCGAGAGGCAGAAGAACAACGATTGCAAATGGCAATCGAAGAAGCTAAGCGTCGTGAAGAGGAAGATAgacgaaaaagagaagaggaagCTCGtcaaaaacaagaaaaagaagaagcggAGCGTAAAGCGAGAGAAGAGGCAGAAAA acAACGAATTGAGATGGCTGAGAGGCTTAaaaaggaggaagaggagcgCAACGCCAGACGCAAACGAGTTGAGGCGATTATGCTTAGAACGAGAGGTAGAAATCAATCCAACACACCTAAG GGAGAAGGTGGTGATGGTGATAAATTGAAGGAAGACAGTCCTAACGACGAAAGCAAACCGGTGCTAGGCGGCAAAGGTGACGACGTCATGACAGCTAGTTTAATTTCCGAGGCGACTCAGCAATTTATCAGTGGCGAACAACGCGCGCATCATACAGAAAACAATCTACCTGCGCCAGACATAGTGCACAATGGCACGACACATAGCAACGGCATTAACGAAAATAAAGTTGTATTGGATAATAATCAGGGTAACGTTGAAGGAGAGTTGAATGGTCATCATACGAATCACGGAAACGATATCAACAGTCAATCGATTACGCTGGACAATGCTACTGT CAAGCAAAACAACGTGACCAACAACCTGTTAGACCTGTCGAGCTTCGATACTCTGAGTAATAACAGTAGCGGCTACGATACCGGGTCAATACTCGAACTGACACCCAATCTGGCAAACGAAGATACCCTCAACTCCAACCTGAATCCGGCAGCGATGCCCTTTACCCCAATGAGTTTTGTATCCGCCACCACTAACGCCAATGTCAATCCGTTCCAAGATAATTTCATCAACAAGCCACAGGACAACCAAGTACCAG ATCTACTATCATAA